The following proteins are co-located in the Syngnathus scovelli strain Florida chromosome 5, RoL_Ssco_1.2, whole genome shotgun sequence genome:
- the znf207b gene encoding BUB3-interacting and GLEBS motif-containing protein ZNF207b isoform X2, giving the protein MGRKKKKQMKPWCWYCNRDFDDEKILIQHQKAKHFKCHICHKKLYTGPGLAIHCMQVHKETIDSVPNAIPGRTDIELEIYGMEGIPDKDMQERRRTLEQKSQDGKKKNPDDSDDDDDDDEPGPSVPQVSGVPPQTGYAAPMAQPGIPPVGGGPGMPPGGYQGMPPMMPGVPPMMHGMPPMHGMPPGMMPMGGMMPPMMPGMPGMPPGMPPHMAPRPGMPHMSPAPVAGVIPSRPTVPAAQPAVSKPLFPSAAQMGTAAVSSPPADQQSASSQPPFPNTPQAQQSASGAAAANPHSASAASSDPPKATFPAYTQPSVSSSASTSSSNPSSSTVAKAPATVPTKPATLSATSATSKLIHPDEDISLEELKAQLPRYQRLLARTAQAHAAAPPAAAVGGMMAPQQGQYGAPPQGMPGYMPGGMPPFGQGPPLVPPFQGGPPMGMRPPVMSPAGRY; this is encoded by the exons ATGGGgcgaaagaagaagaagcagatgAAGCCTTGGTGCTG GTACTGCAATCGAGATTTTGACGATGAAAAGATCCTCATCCAGCACCAAAAGGCAAAGCATTTTAAATGCCACATTTGCCACAAGAAGTTATATACAGGCCCCGGCCTGGCCATTCACTGCATGCAG GTACACAAAGAGACTATTGACAGTGTGCCAAATGCAATTCCTGGAAGAACAGACATTGAGCTTGAGATCTATGGTATGGAGGGGATTCCTGACAAAGACATGCAAGAGAGGAGACGGACGTTAGAACAGAAATCTCAAG atggcaaaaagaaaaacccaGATGACTCggatgacgatgacgacgatgatgaaccAGGTCCATCGGTGCCGCAGGTGTCTGGAGTGCCACCTCAGACAGGCTATGCTGCTCCCATGGCACAGCCAGGGATCCCCCCTGTTGGTGGGGGACCGGGGATGCCGCCTGGTGGATATCAAG GAATGCCTCCAATGATGCCAGGTGTTCCGCCCATGATGCACGGAATGCCTCCCATGCACGGCATGCCTCCAGG AATGATGCCAATGGGTGGGATGATGCCTCCCATGATGCCAGGCATGCCTGGGATGCCGCCAG GAATGCCTCCGCACATGGCTCCCAGGCCAGGGATGCCCCACATGAGCCCCGCCCCCGTAGCAGGAGTCATACCCAGTCGACCAACGGTACCGGCGGCCCAGCCCGCTGTCTCCAAGCCTCTTTTCCCAAGTGCGGCACAG ATGGGCACAGCAGCTGTTTCCTCTCCACCTGCAGACCAACAGTCTGCCTCCTCTCAGCCGCCCTTTCCTAACACCCCACAA GCCCAGCAAAGTGCTTCAGGAGCCGCCGCAGCAAACCCCCACAGCGCCAGCGCAGCCTCCTCAGACCCGCCCAAAGCAACATTCCCCGCATATACCCAACCCTCTGTCTCTTCCTCCGCTTCCACTTCCTCTTCTAACCCCTCTAGCAGCACTGTGGCCAAAGCCCCGGCCACAGTGCCCACTAAACCTGCCACCCTGTCCGCCACGAGTGCAACTAGTAAGTTGATCCACCCTGATGAGGATATCTCGCTG GAGGAACTGAAGGCCCAGTTGCCCCGTTACCAACGTCTCTTAGCCAGGACAGCTCAGGCCCATGCGGCTGCTCCCCCGGCGGCAGCTGTCGGCGGCATGATGGCCCCGCAGCAAG GTCAATATGGTGCTCCCCCGCAGGGCATGCCAGGCTACATGCCTGGAGGGATGCCTCCATTTGGGCAGGGTCCTCCTCTGGTGCCCCCTTTCCAGGGAGGCCCTCCCATGGGCATGAGGCCGCCCGTCATGTCTCCCGCCGGGCGCTACTGA
- the nuf2 gene encoding kinetochore protein Nuf2 encodes MAENAFPVHPVDVVVRFYKTEVLLGEEAKHFNKSDLAPSPKPEAVQLLYMRVLHQLFPFRAECHSMVTFVENIQSPESYEGATGILCICSQMQQFLPMCLVYDFSLNDLLAPKKQRTLSILSAIMNFLQFRKQRIDVMSAKEAKFRAALDMQQTLAKGNLEAEKKIKMLRTIPPEQQAEAAKLEAALSELHATTAPLLNEVKIKDDAITEWKCRIAELTKKLAHVKVDINTVKEDMNKIKSQIVESPEELQIQMERMRENINDIKSSLAKTDGDVVELQNMVQRMNRTDMEMQQMYNLLLDLEISMNDRKQQDEEYKQLVSQCEKKQKELKELCKEEELLKRTLDKKLDREVKNNILRQKKKAIKEQHINDVLGEWNQIGQKREEKVDEIQGLSRENQQLKVEIQSLTGTCSQQTKKAQAMYDTLATAMDEMDRRIEMMILNIKENATKMLASFQ; translated from the exons ATGGCTGAAAACGCCTTTCCCGTTCACCCGGTGGATGTGGTGGTGAGGTTTTACAAAACAGAAGTCCTTCTTGGCGAAGAAGCAAAACATTTCAACAAGAGCGATCTTGCTCCGTCTCCAAAG CCAGAAGCAGTGCAATTACTCTACATGAGAGTACTGCATCAACTCTTTCCTTTCAGAGCTGAATGCCACTCAATG GTTACATTTGTGGAAAACATTCAGTCCCCTGAATCTTACGAGGGGGCAACTGGCATCCTCTGCATCTGCTCACAAAT GCAGCAGTTTCTGCCCATGTGTTTGGTGTATGACTTCTCACTGAATGACCTACTAGCACCAA AGAAACAGCGAACGCTTTCTATTTTGAGCGCCATCATGAACTTTCTTCAATTCAGAAAGCAGAGAATCGATGTGATGTCAGCAAAGGAAGCCAAGTTT AGGGCGGCCTTAGACATGCAGCAGACTCTTGCCAAAGGAAACctggaagcagaaaaaaaaattaaaatgctgAG GACCATTCCACCAGAGCAACAagcggaggctgctaaactggaaGCTGCCCTCTCGGAACTGCACGCTACCACCGCACCTTTGTTAAACGAAGTA aaaattaaagacGACGCAATTACAGAGTGGAAATGTCGAATCGCTGAGCTTACAAAGAAACTG gccCACGTGAAGGTGGATATAAACACCGTGAAGGAGGACATGAACAAAATCAAGTCTCAAATTGTTGAGTCGCCGGAGGAGTTGCAGATCCAAATGGAGAGAATGAGGGAAAATATCAATGACATAAAAAGCTCTTTA GCAAAAACGGATGGGGATGTTGTGGAGCTTCAAAACATGGTCCAGAGAATGAACCGCACAGACATGGAGATGCAGCAAATGTACAATTTGTTGCTAGATCTGGAAATCAGCATGAATGACAGAAAGCAGCAGGATGaggag TACAAGCAGCTTGTTTCTCAGTGTGAGAAAAAGCAGAAGGAGCTGAAGGAGCTGTGCAAAGAGGAGGAGCTGCTTAAACGAACTCTTGACAAAAAGCTGGACCGGGAGGTCAAAAATAACATCCTCAGGCAAAAGAAGAAAGCGATCAAGGAGCAACATATCAATGATGTATTGGG AGAGTGGAACCAAATAGGTCAGAAACGTGAGGAAAAGGTAGATGAAATCCAAGGGCTTTCCAGAGAGAATCAGCAGCTGAAAGTTGAGATCCAGAGCCTGACAGGCACCTGCAGCCAACAAACCAAGAAAGCTCAG GCTATGTATGACACACTGGCAACTGCTATGGATGAGATGGACAGGAGAATTGAGATGATGATCTTAAATATAAAAGAAAATGCCACGAAGATGTTGGCAAGTTTCCAATAA
- the cd7al gene encoding cd7 antigen-like: MTTICHLWTLLIIHSVFVCGDIQFLERQEGDSVDFPCAIKPRSPSPFGFYMKRAWLHPGEVLFKYTRTEADVKDPADIHRLAVRGEPNNHSLTVTLSDLRANDTDRYYCEFVVDNRSEDEFVPGDTEFFLLVNPVGIGRIHVCVGGSAVVSCLPPNGEDLPVEGVRLMRRRGQAPVELLYHSQRHLVDGPTTTSSRFQLWSAPGPWGFTYNLTLRHLQPEDSGLYSCQLLLRGRHDISSSLHMRQAVFVSVEGGSCGCPSYRTLLYALSSAVLVLLVFLALILIYYKRAHSRAASRPAAPIYEEMSGLKTLSAKMDDIEVSEYHNNKVNRSSPGNHYETPIRSAF; encoded by the exons ATGACCACCATCTGTCACCTCTGGACTCTGCTGATAATTCACAGTGTATTTG TATGTGGGGACATTCAATTCCTAGAGAGGCAGGAGGGTGATTCAGTGGACTTTCCATGTGCCATCAAACCCCGGAGCCCCTCTCCATTCGGCTTCTACATGAAGCGCGCGTGGCTGCATCCCGGCGAAGTGCTTTTCAAATACACCCGCACCGAGGCAGATGTGAAAGACCCCGCCGACATACATCGCCTGGCGGTCAGAGGTGAACCCAACAACCATTCCCTGACCGTCACTTTATCTGATCTGAGAGCCAACGACACTGACCGCTACTATTGTGAGTTTGTGGTCGACAACCGGTCTGAGGACGAATTTGTGCCGGGAGACACAGAATTTTTCCTCCTGGTTAATCCCG TGGGCATCGGGCGCATTCATGTATGCGTGGGGGGCTCGGCCGTTGTCTCCTGTCTCCCCCCAAATGGCGAGGACCTTCCGGTGGAGGGCGTGAGGTTGATGCGGCGAAGAGGCCAAGCTCCTGTGGAGCTGCTTTACCACTCCCAGCGGCACCTGGTCGATGGGCCCACCACCACCTCCTCACGATTCCAGTTGTGGTCGGCCCCGGGCCCCTGGGGCTTCACGTACAACCTAACCCTGCGACATCTACAGCCTGAGGATAGCGGCCTGTACAGCTGCCAGCTCCTCCTTCGGGGCCGCCACGATATTAGCTCCTCGCTCCATATGAGACAAGCTGTCTTTGTTTCTGTCGAAG GAGGGTCATGTGGGTGCCCCAGCTACCGGACTCTACTGTATGCTCTGTCCTCGGCCGTGTTGGTCCTTCTAGTGTTCCTCGCTTTAATACTCATCTACTAT AAACGAGCACACAGCCGTGCCGCCTCACGCCCTGCGGCACCCATCTACGAAGAGATGTCAGGGCTGAAGACCCTCAGCGCTAAGATGGACGACATTGAAGTGTCAGAATATCACAACAACAAAGTGAATAGAAGCTCCCCGGGAAACCATTACGAAACTCCCATTCGGTCAGCTTTCTAA
- the znf207b gene encoding BUB3-interacting and GLEBS motif-containing protein ZNF207b isoform X1 — protein sequence MGRKKKKQMKPWCWYCNRDFDDEKILIQHQKAKHFKCHICHKKLYTGPGLAIHCMQVHKETIDSVPNAIPGRTDIELEIYGMEGIPDKDMQERRRTLEQKSQDGKKKNPDDSDDDDDDDEPGPSVPQVSGVPPQTGYAAPMAQPGIPPVGGGPGMPPGGYQGMPPMMPGVPPMMHGMPPMHGMPPGMMPMGGMMPPMMPGMPGMPPGMPPHMAPRPGMPHMSPAPVAGVIPSRPTVPAAQPAVSKPLFPSAAQMGTAAVSSPPADQQSASSQPPFPNTPQAQQSASGAAAANPHSASAASSDPPKATFPAYTQPSVSSSASTSSSNPSSSTVAKAPATVPTKPATLSATSATSKLIHPDEDISLEELKAQLPRYQRLLARTAQAHAAAPPAAAVGGMMAPQQGLPPQQPGMRHPMHGQYGAPPQGMPGYMPGGMPPFGQGPPLVPPFQGGPPMGMRPPVMSPAGRY from the exons ATGGGgcgaaagaagaagaagcagatgAAGCCTTGGTGCTG GTACTGCAATCGAGATTTTGACGATGAAAAGATCCTCATCCAGCACCAAAAGGCAAAGCATTTTAAATGCCACATTTGCCACAAGAAGTTATATACAGGCCCCGGCCTGGCCATTCACTGCATGCAG GTACACAAAGAGACTATTGACAGTGTGCCAAATGCAATTCCTGGAAGAACAGACATTGAGCTTGAGATCTATGGTATGGAGGGGATTCCTGACAAAGACATGCAAGAGAGGAGACGGACGTTAGAACAGAAATCTCAAG atggcaaaaagaaaaacccaGATGACTCggatgacgatgacgacgatgatgaaccAGGTCCATCGGTGCCGCAGGTGTCTGGAGTGCCACCTCAGACAGGCTATGCTGCTCCCATGGCACAGCCAGGGATCCCCCCTGTTGGTGGGGGACCGGGGATGCCGCCTGGTGGATATCAAG GAATGCCTCCAATGATGCCAGGTGTTCCGCCCATGATGCACGGAATGCCTCCCATGCACGGCATGCCTCCAGG AATGATGCCAATGGGTGGGATGATGCCTCCCATGATGCCAGGCATGCCTGGGATGCCGCCAG GAATGCCTCCGCACATGGCTCCCAGGCCAGGGATGCCCCACATGAGCCCCGCCCCCGTAGCAGGAGTCATACCCAGTCGACCAACGGTACCGGCGGCCCAGCCCGCTGTCTCCAAGCCTCTTTTCCCAAGTGCGGCACAG ATGGGCACAGCAGCTGTTTCCTCTCCACCTGCAGACCAACAGTCTGCCTCCTCTCAGCCGCCCTTTCCTAACACCCCACAA GCCCAGCAAAGTGCTTCAGGAGCCGCCGCAGCAAACCCCCACAGCGCCAGCGCAGCCTCCTCAGACCCGCCCAAAGCAACATTCCCCGCATATACCCAACCCTCTGTCTCTTCCTCCGCTTCCACTTCCTCTTCTAACCCCTCTAGCAGCACTGTGGCCAAAGCCCCGGCCACAGTGCCCACTAAACCTGCCACCCTGTCCGCCACGAGTGCAACTAGTAAGTTGATCCACCCTGATGAGGATATCTCGCTG GAGGAACTGAAGGCCCAGTTGCCCCGTTACCAACGTCTCTTAGCCAGGACAGCTCAGGCCCATGCGGCTGCTCCCCCGGCGGCAGCTGTCGGCGGCATGATGGCCCCGCAGCAAGGTTTGCCACCACAGCAGCCTGGCATGAGGCATCCCATGCACG GTCAATATGGTGCTCCCCCGCAGGGCATGCCAGGCTACATGCCTGGAGGGATGCCTCCATTTGGGCAGGGTCCTCCTCTGGTGCCCCCTTTCCAGGGAGGCCCTCCCATGGGCATGAGGCCGCCCGTCATGTCTCCCGCCGGGCGCTACTGA
- the znf207b gene encoding BUB3-interacting and GLEBS motif-containing protein ZNF207b isoform X3 encodes MGRKKKKQMKPWCWYCNRDFDDEKILIQHQKAKHFKCHICHKKLYTGPGLAIHCMQVHKETIDSVPNAIPGRTDIELEIYGMEGIPDKDMQERRRTLEQKSQDGKKKNPDDSDDDDDDDEPGPSVPQVSGVPPQTGYAAPMAQPGIPPVGGGPGMPPGGYQGMPPMMPGVPPMMHGMPPMHGMPPGMMPMGGMMPPMMPGMPGMPPGMPPHMAPRPGMPHMSPAPVAGVIPSRPTVPAAQPAVSKPLFPSAAQAQQSASGAAAANPHSASAASSDPPKATFPAYTQPSVSSSASTSSSNPSSSTVAKAPATVPTKPATLSATSATSKLIHPDEDISLEELKAQLPRYQRLLARTAQAHAAAPPAAAVGGMMAPQQGLPPQQPGMRHPMHGQYGAPPQGMPGYMPGGMPPFGQGPPLVPPFQGGPPMGMRPPVMSPAGRY; translated from the exons ATGGGgcgaaagaagaagaagcagatgAAGCCTTGGTGCTG GTACTGCAATCGAGATTTTGACGATGAAAAGATCCTCATCCAGCACCAAAAGGCAAAGCATTTTAAATGCCACATTTGCCACAAGAAGTTATATACAGGCCCCGGCCTGGCCATTCACTGCATGCAG GTACACAAAGAGACTATTGACAGTGTGCCAAATGCAATTCCTGGAAGAACAGACATTGAGCTTGAGATCTATGGTATGGAGGGGATTCCTGACAAAGACATGCAAGAGAGGAGACGGACGTTAGAACAGAAATCTCAAG atggcaaaaagaaaaacccaGATGACTCggatgacgatgacgacgatgatgaaccAGGTCCATCGGTGCCGCAGGTGTCTGGAGTGCCACCTCAGACAGGCTATGCTGCTCCCATGGCACAGCCAGGGATCCCCCCTGTTGGTGGGGGACCGGGGATGCCGCCTGGTGGATATCAAG GAATGCCTCCAATGATGCCAGGTGTTCCGCCCATGATGCACGGAATGCCTCCCATGCACGGCATGCCTCCAGG AATGATGCCAATGGGTGGGATGATGCCTCCCATGATGCCAGGCATGCCTGGGATGCCGCCAG GAATGCCTCCGCACATGGCTCCCAGGCCAGGGATGCCCCACATGAGCCCCGCCCCCGTAGCAGGAGTCATACCCAGTCGACCAACGGTACCGGCGGCCCAGCCCGCTGTCTCCAAGCCTCTTTTCCCAAGTGCGGCACAG GCCCAGCAAAGTGCTTCAGGAGCCGCCGCAGCAAACCCCCACAGCGCCAGCGCAGCCTCCTCAGACCCGCCCAAAGCAACATTCCCCGCATATACCCAACCCTCTGTCTCTTCCTCCGCTTCCACTTCCTCTTCTAACCCCTCTAGCAGCACTGTGGCCAAAGCCCCGGCCACAGTGCCCACTAAACCTGCCACCCTGTCCGCCACGAGTGCAACTAGTAAGTTGATCCACCCTGATGAGGATATCTCGCTG GAGGAACTGAAGGCCCAGTTGCCCCGTTACCAACGTCTCTTAGCCAGGACAGCTCAGGCCCATGCGGCTGCTCCCCCGGCGGCAGCTGTCGGCGGCATGATGGCCCCGCAGCAAGGTTTGCCACCACAGCAGCCTGGCATGAGGCATCCCATGCACG GTCAATATGGTGCTCCCCCGCAGGGCATGCCAGGCTACATGCCTGGAGGGATGCCTCCATTTGGGCAGGGTCCTCCTCTGGTGCCCCCTTTCCAGGGAGGCCCTCCCATGGGCATGAGGCCGCCCGTCATGTCTCCCGCCGGGCGCTACTGA